In Camelus dromedarius isolate mCamDro1 chromosome 16, mCamDro1.pat, whole genome shotgun sequence, the genomic stretch GGCCAGGGGGATGAGGGACAGCTGGTGGCCTGTGGCTTACAGCAGGTCCTCATGCAGCTGCTGGAGATGAAGTCGACTGATCGCAAGCAGACGCTGCTGCATTACCTGGTGAAGGTCATTGCAGAGAAGTACCCCCAGCTCACAGGTTTCCACAGCGACTTGCATTTTCTGGACAAGGCGGGCTCAGGTAGGGGTGTGGGGGAAGTGGCTCAGCCCTGGGGACTGGGAGAAAGCAAGGCGACCATAGGATGTAACTGACCGGAATGCTGCCTCTCTGattttctgcttctctcctgcCCTACCCCCTACTCAGTGTCCCTGGACAGCGTGCTTGGGGATGTGCGTGCCTTGCAGCGAGGCCTGGAGTTGACTCAGCGGGAGTTTGTGCGGCAGGATGACTGTGTGGTGCTCAAGGAGTTCCTGAGGGCCAACTCACCCACCATGGATAAGCTGCTGGCAGACAGCAAGACGGCTCAGGTGGGTTGGGGTTGGCCTGGTCCTGGAGGTGCGGAGGCGGGGGTCGGGGATGAAGGACTACTGAGGTGGGGTTATGTAGCCAAGGCCTGGAGGAGTGTGACCACAGCTGGGACACCTTAGGGGATGGGGCAAGAGGGAGCAGCCACCTGCCTGGAGGAGCAGAGATAAGGTGGCCAGTGTCTTAAGCGGGTACAGAGCAGCTGTCAGGCTCCGAGGGGTCTGTGCTGGTGGGGCTGACAGGCTGTGCCTGCAGGAAGCCTACGAGTCTGTGGTGGAGTACTTTGGAGAGAACCCCAAGACCACATCCCCCTCCATGTTCTTTTCCCTCTTCAGTCGCTTCATCAAAGCCTATAAGGTATGAGTCTGGTGGGCAGGCTGGGACCCCTGCAGGGCATTGTAGCCTCTCCGCATGGGCAGTGGGAGGGGTGCGGGCTCTTTCTCCTGGGGGGTGGACTAGGGAAGGGAGGACTCCCCTCATGTAGACCCACCTTGGCCCCTCAGAAAGCTGAGCAGGAGGTGGAACAATGGAAGAAAGAAGCAGCTGCCCAGGAGGCAAGCACCgatgccccaggcagaggggagcccGAAGCACCCAAGGTAGGCTGCTGCCCCTGAGCTTGGCACTGGAACCCAGCGATGCTTGGTATGCTCATCCCAAGGATCTGGCCCTCCTACACACCCTCATTTTATGGACTGAACCTGCCCAAGGCGAGGATGCCCCAGTAGCCTGGGATGGGAATGGGTTCCTTTTCCTTAAACCAGCTCTTCTTGCTGTGGGGGACCAGACAGATGTTCTAGGGTTTGGTGGCACAGAGGGCAAGGGGCAGCATCTCTGGTCCCTCCCCCAAATGCTGGAGCtatacaccctccccctccccccagtccccACCCAAGGTCCGGCGGCAACAGATGGACCTCATCTCTGAGCTGAAACGGAGGCAGCAGAAGGAGCCACTCATCTACGAGAGTGACCGTGATGGGGCCATTGAAGATATCATCACAGGTGAGGGCTTTGGCAGGGCCTGTCCTGCCCTCTGTCTGTCCTATGCTGTCCTCCATTCACCCCCCAACCCTGGGGGTCTGGCTGCGTCACTGCCTCTTTGctactttttctgtcttttttccttttccctttttctcccctccttcctccctcccaatGCTCAGTGCTCAAGACGGTGCCCTTCACGGCTCGCACGGGCAAGAGGACGTCCAGGCTCCTCTGTGAGGCCAGCCTGGGAGAAGAGATCCCCCTCTAGCCCCCAGGTACCCAGTGGCCTGGCCTCTGATCCCAGTGGCTGCCCACAGCCCTGGGGGCTTTTGGGGGGACAGAATCATGCTGCTCTCCCCTGGGCCATGCATGGCTGGGATGTGTTTGAGGGGGGTCTGGTAAACATAAAGAGGCCCCCTCCCACATTCACACAACCTGTGTCCCTAGAGGGGTGAGGCCTGTGCCCTGGAATGGTAGTCCCAGCCCTGGGCAGACTCCTGAAAGGTAAATGTCTCTCTTCTCCGCTGTCAGATCTGCGGAACCAGCCCTACATCCGCGCAGACACAGGCCGTCGCAGTGGTCGCCGGCGCCCCCCGGGGCCCCCCCTGCAGGTCACATCCGACCTCTCGCTGTAGCCACTGCTTCTGCAGATGGACTCTTGGAGACcacaggggagggggcgggggaggcgaGTGTGGAGACCAGGAGGCAAGCTGGGGTTCAAAGAAGGTAGTCCTCAGCTCGGCTGGGCCAGGCAGCCTACTCCTGGGCCCACCTCAAATGGGTGGGTGCACCCTCATCTTGCCACAGAGGGCAGCATCTCTGGTCCCTCCCCCAAATGCTGCTTGCAGCACTCCTCTCCCAATAGCCATACTTAGCCTCAGCGGGAGCCTGGCTTGTAACTTATAAAGTGCGACCTCgcaccccttccctccacctcaaCCCCAGCTCTGGGGACTCTCCATGGACCTTATTTTTATACAAGATTAATAAAGACATTTGCAAAAGATCCGCGTCCGTTGCGTGCCTGCCCCGACCACGCGCAGCCCGTTTCGCTTAGCAAACGCTTTACTTGTACAACTTCATAGCAGGTCTCTGCAAACAGgttggagagggggagaaggGCTGCTTCTGCACTAGCGTTGGGGGCGAAGGAGCCCGCTTCGAGGGGTGCATACTCCCTAGTGGCTGGCCCACGAACCCTGCGGAAGCGCGGAGGGGGCGTGCACAGGGTCAAGCCTAGTGCTTCGGGTAGAGACGCATAGTTAGCCCCACCTCAATCCGCCTTCCTGCCGGCCCCGCCCCATTCCCGCCAGTCCCGCCTCCTACCTGCGTGCTCCCCCCCTTTTCCTTATGTCCCGCCCTATCCTTAGTCACACCGTTGAATTGTGTCATATTGCATCTCCGCCTGTTCAGTCCCAATTTCTAGGAGTCCTGTTACcactcctctcctgcccctcctctccccgccTGTCCGGCCCATCTATCTGCCCCACCTCCGCTCTATCTTCCCCGCCCCTCTTCTCCCGGTCCCGCCCCGCTCCTGACATGACCCGGCCCCACCCGCTGGCCCCACCTCCCTCGACTTTCACCTTGGCTGAACCGCCCGCGGTTGGGCCGGAGCTTGGAGCCGCTGGGCTGGTAGGACTTGGGAAGTCCGATGTCGAGGCGGGGGGTTCGGTTCTGGCATTCTGGCTGCGTCCGCCCATTCAGGTTAGGTATCTGGGAGTAGGGGCTGCGCACATCTGGGGCGAGGAAGCCggcaggaggaaaaggaggggtCAATACTGAGAGCGGGTCCTGAGAGAGAGTCCCCAGCCCCGCAGGTCCCCGCCCAGCCCGGGGCGCACCTGCTTTGTGCAGTCTGTGCAGGGAGCGCGCCAGCTCGGCGTTGGAAAGGCCGCTGAGGCGGGCGGCCTGGCAGAAGAACGTGAGGCCCGCGTGAGAGCTCCTGGTGCTGCAGTGGCCGCGGGACCGGCCCTTCCAACTCGAGTTCAGCCGCAGAGACCGCTGCTTCTTGGAGTAATACCTCGAGGGAGAAGTGTGTAGCCGCCTCAGACACCGCCTCCCCCAGTCCTCTCCATCTCACCCGCAGGGAAACCAAAACAGAACAGGAAGCCACTTGTTTCGGGCCTGGAGCAAGTTGGGGCCCAGGAAACTGACCCAGAATTCAGGGCTCCCGTCTCAGGGGCCGGGACATCTGGGGACTCCTGCACGGGGCAGAGTCTAATCCCTCCATCCCGAGCCCCAAAGCTCGGTACAGTTGTGCCCACCTCATCACTTCCTGCACCGACTTGTGGGGCACAAAGCCCAGACTCATCAGTTTGAACATCATCTCTAAGAACAGGGTCTCCCGGCCCTGGGGGTCACAGACCCGGCTGTTCCTCACCTGGCCTAGGGGCAGAGAACATGGAAAAGGTAAGGAGGAGTCTCCCCTAGGCCAGGCCCACTCTTGCTGCACCAGCCTTGCCCCTCACCCAAGGACTGAGCCAGGCGGTGGCTGTCAGTGAGGACACCCAGAAAGTCTTTGAAGCTTACAGTTCCATCacctgggaagagagagaggggctgCTGTAGGTGCCTGTTCCCCGCAGGAATCCTACCCTGCAGATGTGTTAAGGGCTTGCCAGCAGTTCCAGACATTAAAGAATCCAGTCCTGCCTCTGGTTGAGTGGGGGAGAAATAGTCCTTGCCCTGGGGAACCCCCAAATCAGGTTGAGGATTATCACAAatgttgggggagaggggatAGGCACGTTGATCAGGGTAGGCTTCCTGGAATAGGAAACTTTAAAATAGGACCAGGCCAGAGATATTGTGGGGAAGGGAGGCATTTTCAGGGCTAGAGGTGAGAGAGGACAGGAGGACAGGGATGGGGGTACCCACCATCCAAGTCTGCCTGCTGCAGAGCCTCATACATTTCCTGCGGGGTCAGCCGGACACCCGCGTTGCCCAGGGCAGCCTTCATGCTGCGCAAGTCCACAGTGCCTGTCAGGCTGGAGCTGAACAGTTTGAAGACATCCTGGAACgctgggggcagggacaggggaAGTTCGGAGAGGTGAACTGCACACACAGGAACCCTGAGATCTGCCCACTCTAGCTCAATGGGACTGAAGACTAGTGTTCTCCATCCCCCTGGGCATTATAACTTGATATAAAGAACAACAATAGCTGCTTGGCACTTGTTAAGGGTCCATTCAGTTCTCACATCTAAAACTCATGTTTGGATATGTTTATATGAAACACATTAAAACCTCATGTCCAAGGTCACTCCACCAGTCAGGGCAATGCTAGGCTTTGGACCCCAGCAGTCTGGCTCTGGAGTCCAGGCTCCAggaaccctgctggcaccttgtgGCAGGCACTGAAAATTATTGGTGATAAATAGAATAATTCTGCTTTAAGGGGTCCTTGCCAATATCAGGGCATAATCTTTGTGGGGGCATTGAGGCCCCCAAATGTAGAAGTGATTCCTTCTACCCCTAATCCCACAGCCCCAGACCCCAGCTGGGCAGGGACCTCGGATTCTTCTTCTCCATCCATTCTCCCaatttcccttcttctttccaTCTTGTTCATCCACTCACCATCCATCATCCACCATCCAAACACTTTGCTGTCCaccagtccctccctcccttactccctccttcacacacacacacacacacacacacacacacacacacacacacacaccagtgagCCCAGAAATTATAGATATGAGCAAATTAGACTGGCGTGGGGACAAGTTTACAACACCGTCACTGGCTTCTTGCAGTGACCTCAGCCCCTGGGCAGGCTACCTGCTGTATTCTGCTCTGAGCACCCCTAGTtttcctccctgctcccagccctgagGCCCTCACCTGCCAGCTGCCGGGGTGTCAGGGGTAGTAGGATCTTGTCTGCAAAGCTGCCTCAGGTGGAAGAGGTTGGAAAAGGCCTTGGCACCTGCTACAGAGAGATGCCAGGCCAGGCAGGCAGGCCTTTCCCCAAACCCAgcaccccaggcctggcctcGCATCCCTGCCCTCACCTCTGAGGCCCAGTGTTTGGGCCTGACTGTCCTGTATGGGTGGCCGCAAGACCCTTGACCTCCTTTGCCCTCTGCGAGGCCTGCTCAGCCCCTGGGGCTGTGGCCGCTGCTGGCTCTGTCTGGGTCAGCAGGGCAGCGCG encodes the following:
- the LOC105094439 gene encoding EF-hand calcium-binding domain-containing protein 3, translated to MQKGRLQQRAALLTQTEPAAATAPGAEQASQRAKEVKGLAATHTGQSGPNTGPQSFADKILLPLTPRQLAAFQDVFKLFSSSLTGTVDLRSMKAALGNAGVRLTPQEMYEALQQADLDGDGTVSFKDFLGVLTDSHRLAQSLGQVRNSRVCDPQGRETLFLEMMFKLMSLGFVPHKSVQEVMRYYSKKQRSLRLNSSWKGRSRGHCSTRSSHAGLTFFCQAARLSGLSNAELARSLHRLHKADVRSPYSQIPNLNGRTQPECQNRTPRLDIGLPKSYQPSGSKLRPNRGRFSQGFVGQPLGSMHPSKRAPSPPTLVQKQPFSPSPTCLQRPAMKLYK